The Cytophagales bacterium genome segment GGAATTTTACGACCCTATTATTGAATGGCTTGATGAGTATTGCACTAATCCAAACCCCAAAACTAATTTTGACTTTAAATTAGAATATTTTAATACCGCTTCTTCAAAACAGATATATAAAATATTTTTAAGACTTAAAAATTTGATAGATAATAATCATGAACTTAACATTTGCTGGTATTATCAGGATGGAGACACAAGTATTCAGCAAGCAGGAGAGCGGTATATGAGGGTGGTGGGTGTGCAGATCCAGCTAGCAAAATATTAGCGCGTAGCGCATAGCGCATGGCGCCTGGAGCGTAGCGCATGGCGCATAGCGCATAGCACGTAGTGCATAGAGGAGGGCGCATAGCGTACTGCGCTCTGCTCCTCAAAGAGTTTTTCTAAAGTTAGTTATTTTTCTTGATAAGTGATCAAGATCTTCTAATAGATCATTTAGTGTTT includes the following:
- a CDS encoding DUF1987 domain-containing protein; translation: MELLKLEATEDTPQVILDPANKKFQISGRSLPEDPTEFYDPIIEWLDEYCTNPNPKTNFDFKLEYFNTASSKQIYKIFLRLKNLIDNNHELNICWYYQDGDTSIQQAGERYMRVVGVQIQLAKY